One window from the genome of Nitrospira sp. encodes:
- a CDS encoding nitrate oxidoreductase subunit beta: IHGKRFDMYNDTVLGFNKSGKEVARIQVEEPIYIRPAERVNWL; encoded by the coding sequence AAATTCACGGGAAGCGGTTCGACATGTACAACGATACCGTGTTGGGCTTCAACAAGTCGGGCAAGGAAGTGGCGCGGATCCAGGTCGAAGAGCCGATCTACATTCGGCCGGCCGAGCGCGTGAACTGGCTGTAA